One window of the Shewanella maritima genome contains the following:
- a CDS encoding ABC transporter permease subunit, which translates to MESQVTQPGSAKNNLLIDGYSSRRAIKDKAAQIGVTIGGTMVFVALLLIFFYLLYVIKPIFDGASVTPVTQIELSKDESTALMVGSDEQNEVLYRVSTSGVVNFYSATTKQLISSHEPELAPGVTVTSSAASEPAEQRFALGLSNGEVQVIGIEFGVTYPDNQRVITPKIRQLLGSEPFVVNPDGGIHNLIFDYSDDMMSFAYQDDSGQWRLNRQEGEENMMTEEVEWVAVEAVIADAPESVSQVTMTPDHRQLMMSTNNKIFIYDIRYADEIELLQVLDVKEGNAKVSGLDLLPGASSILVSYDSGYISQYFQVNSEKGRLYQKIRDFEGVKPVSVMTTEFYRKSFAVLSDEGDLTLLYTTSERNLLEERFNIAGAKAMGFSPRSNGLVVDAGNKLHLFAVDNTHPEVSWSALWQKVWYEGYPEPQYVWQSTSGSDDFEAKLSLMPLAFGTMKAAMYAMLFAVPLAIAGAIYTAYFMSPAVRNVVKPTIEIMEALPTVILGFLAGLWLAPLIEDHLPGIAILLVMLPFSILLTAFAWYSMPDSWKQRLPETYQELMLVPVIAFIGWFSFTISPSVELWLFDGDTRQFITNDLGITFDQRNALVVGIAMGFAVIPTIFSIAEDAIFSVPRHLSNGSLALGATNWQTLTRVVLLTASPGIFSAVMMGLGRAVGETMIVLMATGNTAILEWSVFEGMRTLAANIAVEMPESAIGSSHYRVLFLAAFVLFVFTFFFNTIAEVVRQRLRDRYSSL; encoded by the coding sequence ATGGAAAGTCAGGTAACACAGCCTGGTTCGGCGAAAAACAATCTATTGATAGATGGTTATTCAAGTCGCAGAGCAATTAAGGATAAAGCAGCACAAATTGGAGTAACAATCGGCGGCACAATGGTATTTGTGGCGCTTTTATTGATCTTCTTCTACCTGCTTTATGTGATTAAGCCCATCTTCGATGGCGCCAGTGTTACACCCGTAACTCAGATTGAATTGAGCAAGGATGAGTCTACAGCGTTAATGGTTGGTAGCGATGAGCAAAATGAAGTGCTTTATCGTGTTTCAACTAGCGGTGTTGTTAATTTTTACTCAGCTACTACCAAACAGCTAATTAGCTCACACGAGCCAGAGTTAGCGCCAGGTGTAACTGTAACCAGCAGCGCAGCTTCTGAGCCAGCTGAACAACGTTTTGCACTGGGTTTAAGCAACGGTGAAGTGCAAGTCATAGGGATTGAGTTTGGCGTAACCTACCCGGACAACCAACGTGTTATCACTCCTAAGATACGTCAGCTACTAGGCAGCGAGCCATTTGTGGTTAACCCTGATGGTGGTATCCACAATCTGATTTTCGATTACAGCGACGACATGATGAGCTTTGCTTATCAAGATGATTCAGGCCAATGGCGTTTGAACCGTCAAGAAGGCGAAGAGAACATGATGACTGAAGAAGTCGAGTGGGTTGCCGTTGAAGCTGTAATTGCTGATGCGCCTGAATCAGTTAGTCAGGTAACCATGACGCCAGATCATCGTCAGCTAATGATGTCGACCAATAATAAAATCTTTATTTACGACATTCGTTACGCCGATGAAATCGAACTTCTGCAAGTATTGGACGTGAAAGAAGGCAACGCCAAGGTGAGCGGCCTTGATTTACTGCCTGGTGCAAGCTCAATCCTCGTGAGTTATGACAGTGGCTACATCAGTCAATACTTCCAGGTAAATAGTGAAAAAGGTCGTCTTTACCAAAAAATCCGCGACTTTGAAGGTGTTAAGCCAGTTAGCGTGATGACGACTGAGTTTTACCGTAAGAGCTTTGCTGTGCTAAGTGATGAAGGCGACTTAACCCTGCTTTACACCACCAGTGAGCGTAATTTACTTGAAGAGCGCTTTAACATTGCCGGTGCTAAAGCAATGGGCTTTAGCCCTCGCTCAAATGGTTTAGTGGTTGATGCTGGTAACAAGCTGCATTTATTTGCGGTGGATAACACCCACCCTGAAGTATCTTGGAGCGCATTGTGGCAAAAAGTGTGGTACGAAGGTTACCCAGAGCCGCAATATGTATGGCAGTCAACTTCTGGCTCTGACGACTTTGAAGCTAAACTCAGCTTAATGCCACTGGCGTTCGGTACCATGAAGGCAGCGATGTACGCCATGCTATTTGCTGTGCCACTAGCCATTGCTGGTGCAATTTACACGGCTTACTTTATGAGCCCAGCAGTACGTAATGTAGTTAAACCAACGATTGAAATCATGGAAGCACTGCCAACGGTAATTCTAGGTTTCTTAGCAGGTCTTTGGTTAGCACCGTTAATTGAAGATCACCTACCGGGTATTGCTATCTTGCTGGTGATGCTGCCGTTCTCAATTCTACTTACGGCATTTGCCTGGTATAGCATGCCGGACTCTTGGAAGCAGCGTTTACCTGAAACGTATCAAGAGCTAATGCTAGTTCCTGTAATCGCATTCATCGGTTGGTTCTCATTTACCATTAGCCCAAGCGTTGAGCTATGGCTATTTGATGGTGATACCCGTCAGTTCATCACCAACGATTTAGGTATTACCTTTGACCAACGTAACGCGTTAGTTGTGGGTATTGCGATGGGCTTTGCGGTTATTCCAACGATTTTCTCGATTGCTGAAGATGCGATTTTCTCGGTACCACGCCATTTATCAAATGGTAGCTTGGCACTTGGCGCAACTAACTGGCAAACCCTAACACGTGTGGTACTGCTAACAGCAAGCCCAGGTATCTTCTCGGCAGTGATGATGGGACTTGGCCGCGCAGTAGGTGAAACCATGATTGTACTGATGGCAACCGGTAACACCGCCATCCTTGAGTGGAGTGTGTTTGAAGGTATGCGTACGTTGGCTGCAAACATTGCTGTTGAAATGCCTGAATCGGCTATTGGTAGCTCGCACTACCGCGTGCTGTTCCTCGCGGCATTCGTGCTGTTCGTATTTACTTTCTTCTTCAACACCATTGCTGAGGTTGTACGTCAGCGTCTACGTGACCGTTACAGCTCACTTTAG
- the phoU gene encoding phosphate signaling complex protein PhoU, with translation MENLNTNKHISGQFNTELEDIRNRVLAMGGLVERQLEQALDALAGLDAELAKAVIEGDHKVNGMEVAIDEECTRIIAKRQPAASDLRLIITISKTITDLERIGDACVRIAKAAVEKRSKSQEPLLVSIESMGRHATRGLHATLDALARMDAEKALELHKEDAKLDKEYEGIIRQLMTYMMEDPRSIPGVLDVLWAARAVERVGDRCKNICEYIIYYVKGKDVRHTSYEEMERGVAE, from the coding sequence ATGGAAAATTTAAATACAAATAAGCATATCTCTGGACAGTTCAATACTGAGCTTGAAGATATTCGTAACCGCGTGTTGGCCATGGGGGGCCTAGTTGAGCGTCAACTTGAACAAGCACTTGATGCATTAGCCGGTTTAGATGCTGAGCTTGCAAAAGCAGTTATCGAGGGCGACCACAAGGTTAACGGTATGGAAGTGGCAATTGACGAAGAATGTACTCGTATTATTGCTAAGCGTCAGCCAGCAGCAAGCGACTTACGTTTAATCATTACCATCTCTAAAACCATTACCGACTTAGAGCGTATTGGTGATGCGTGTGTGCGTATTGCAAAAGCGGCTGTTGAGAAACGCTCAAAAAGCCAAGAGCCACTGCTGGTTAGCATTGAAAGCATGGGCCGTCATGCAACACGTGGCCTTCATGCAACCCTAGATGCGCTGGCGCGTATGGACGCAGAAAAAGCACTAGAGCTGCATAAAGAAGATGCCAAGCTAGATAAAGAATACGAAGGTATTATCCGTCAGCTAATGACTTACATGATGGAAGACCCTCGCTCAATTCCCGGTGTACTTGACGTATTATGGGCAGCGCGCGCAGTTGAGCGTGTAGGTGACCGTTGTAAAAACATCTGTGAGTACATTATTTATTACGTCAAAGGTAAAGACGTTCGTCATACCTCATACGAAGAAATGGAGCGCGGTGTAGCCGAGTAG
- the pstA gene encoding phosphate ABC transporter permease PstA: MGKWFKSGSPWIWMTGGAVSISLIAVIGLLLLIASRGLSYFWPADVYQWELEDSNGVKSTLIGEVYDREQVPTERLIAAGHKFNEHPGEFVNRYLVKTGNREFVGLDFRWILETDIVSRAKPEGIAKVERTKNGNFYGYPVALIEDGKRLDLNESNIEQPLHDHIERAVDLSDQALTLQKSDIGSINYDLERLRLKERKFELDGKLTDAAKADFAAQAKKLNDDYLVLEKQLFDLRDQAARDAVVIRDMRGEEVTIKLDSVLEVSYVNRMGFISKVGHWFVGLGRFINDDPREANTEGGVFPAIFGTVFMVMLMAVIVTPFGVIAAIYLHEYAKKGPITKMIRIAVINLAGVPSIVYGVFGLGFFVYMLGGSIDQLFYPEALPAPTFGSPGVIWSALTLAILTLPVVIVSTEEGLSRIPSAVRQGSLALGATKAETLWRIVIPMASPAIMTGLILAVARAAGEVAPLMLVGVVKLAPTLPIDMNFPFVHLERKFMHLGFHIYDVGFQSPNVEAARPLVYATSFLLVSVIVALNLTAISVRNHLREKFRSLEH, encoded by the coding sequence ATGGGTAAGTGGTTTAAATCAGGATCCCCATGGATTTGGATGACTGGTGGTGCGGTTAGTATCAGTTTGATTGCCGTCATTGGCTTATTACTGCTAATTGCATCACGTGGTTTAAGTTACTTCTGGCCGGCTGATGTATACCAGTGGGAATTAGAAGATAGCAATGGCGTAAAAAGCACCCTAATCGGTGAAGTTTATGACCGTGAGCAAGTACCAACTGAGCGCTTAATTGCAGCTGGTCACAAGTTTAACGAGCATCCGGGTGAGTTTGTTAACCGTTACCTAGTAAAAACAGGTAACCGTGAGTTTGTTGGCCTAGATTTCCGTTGGATTTTAGAAACAGACATCGTTAGCCGTGCTAAGCCTGAAGGCATCGCCAAGGTAGAGCGTACTAAAAACGGTAACTTTTACGGTTATCCAGTTGCGCTAATTGAAGATGGCAAACGTTTAGACCTTAACGAGTCGAATATTGAGCAGCCGCTGCATGATCACATCGAGCGCGCGGTTGATTTATCTGACCAGGCTCTAACGCTGCAAAAGAGTGACATTGGCTCAATTAACTATGACTTAGAGCGTCTGCGTCTTAAAGAGCGTAAGTTCGAACTAGACGGTAAGTTAACTGATGCTGCTAAAGCAGACTTTGCAGCACAAGCGAAAAAGCTTAACGATGATTATCTGGTACTAGAAAAGCAACTGTTTGATCTGCGCGACCAAGCTGCGCGTGACGCAGTGGTTATCCGCGACATGCGCGGTGAAGAAGTCACCATCAAGCTAGATTCTGTACTTGAAGTTAGCTACGTCAACCGTATGGGCTTTATAAGTAAAGTCGGTCACTGGTTTGTCGGCTTAGGCCGCTTTATTAACGATGACCCGCGTGAAGCAAACACTGAGGGCGGGGTATTCCCAGCTATCTTTGGTACCGTATTCATGGTGATGCTAATGGCGGTAATCGTTACCCCATTTGGTGTTATCGCGGCAATCTACCTACACGAATACGCTAAGAAAGGCCCAATCACTAAGATGATCCGTATCGCGGTAATTAACTTAGCGGGTGTACCATCAATCGTTTACGGTGTATTTGGTCTTGGTTTCTTCGTCTACATGCTTGGTGGCTCAATTGACCAATTGTTCTACCCAGAAGCACTGCCGGCGCCAACCTTTGGCTCACCGGGTGTGATTTGGTCTGCACTGACTCTAGCCATTTTGACATTGCCAGTTGTGATTGTATCAACCGAGGAAGGCCTAAGCCGTATTCCTAGTGCAGTGCGTCAAGGCAGCTTGGCACTAGGTGCTACAAAAGCTGAAACCCTATGGCGCATTGTTATCCCAATGGCGAGTCCTGCGATTATGACAGGTTTGATTCTGGCTGTAGCGCGTGCAGCAGGTGAGGTTGCGCCTCTCATGCTAGTGGGTGTAGTAAAGCTTGCACCAACTTTGCCAATTGATATGAACTTCCCGTTTGTTCACTTAGAGCGTAAGTTCATGCACCTTGGTTTCCATATTTATGACGTAGGCTTCCAAAGCCCGAACGTTGAAGCAGCAAGACCGCTAGTTTATGCGACATCATTCTTGCTTGTTTCGGTTATTGTTGCGCTGAACTTAACCGCAATTAGCGTGCGCAACCATTTACGTGAAAAATTCCGTTCGCTAGAACACTAA
- a CDS encoding glycine zipper domain-containing protein yields the protein MKKTSISIILATVIGLSGCASTEGQTSKQTQGAQTGALIGAGLGLLIGAARGEPGAGLAVGAGVGAISGGHEGWKQDEEDNRTDKVVAAINSQKDTTTQNTDAEHANRALMRLVGQWQLSGWVQDEASNTLALDGELSGNISVADSIELRFKQLSLGADSLSGNILIGNSAQNGADILVNVDDNQQRLSGGKWDNETKTLTFEKVASDQSDERTAFKLIMDLSNPNKIAITSYVNNDTVVEQYQLTRS from the coding sequence ATGAAAAAGACATCAATATCAATTATTTTGGCAACCGTTATCGGTTTATCAGGCTGCGCAAGCACTGAAGGACAAACATCTAAACAAACACAAGGTGCGCAAACTGGCGCACTAATTGGTGCAGGTTTAGGTTTACTAATTGGTGCGGCGCGCGGTGAGCCTGGTGCAGGCCTAGCTGTTGGTGCTGGCGTTGGTGCTATTTCGGGTGGTCATGAAGGTTGGAAGCAAGATGAAGAAGACAACCGCACCGACAAAGTCGTCGCCGCGATTAATAGCCAAAAAGACACAACTACCCAAAATACTGATGCAGAGCACGCGAATCGCGCGTTAATGCGCCTTGTAGGTCAATGGCAATTGTCTGGTTGGGTACAAGACGAAGCTAGCAATACACTGGCTCTTGATGGTGAGCTAAGCGGCAATATAAGTGTTGCAGATAGCATTGAGCTGCGCTTTAAACAGCTATCTCTAGGCGCGGACTCGTTATCTGGCAACATATTGATTGGTAATTCAGCGCAAAATGGTGCTGACATTCTCGTTAATGTTGATGACAACCAACAAAGACTTAGCGGCGGTAAGTGGGACAACGAAACCAAAACGCTAACCTTTGAAAAAGTCGCTAGTGATCAAAGCGATGAGCGAACTGCATTTAAACTGATTATGGATTTGAGCAATCCAAACAAAATCGCCATTACCAGCTATGTTAATAACGATACCGTTGTTGAGCAGTACCAGCTAACCCGCAGCTAG
- the pstB gene encoding phosphate ABC transporter ATP-binding protein PstB — protein sequence MISIDRTAMQTETVDLANLPAQDTALEIRNLNLRYGEKQALFDVSMKIPKKQVTAFIGPSGCGKSTLLRCINRMNDLVDSCKIDGEILLHGQNINDKNINVANLRRNVGMVFQRPNPFPKSIYENVVYGLRLQGVNNRRELDEAAERSLRGAAIWDEVKDRLHDNAFGLSGGQQQRLVIARAIAIEPEVLLLDEPTSALDPISTLTIEELISDLKEKYTVVIVTHNMQQAARVSDQTAFMYMGELVEYADTNTIFTTPQKRKTEDYITGRYG from the coding sequence ATGATTTCGATAGATAGAACTGCAATGCAAACTGAAACAGTTGATCTGGCTAACCTGCCAGCACAGGATACCGCATTAGAGATCCGCAACCTTAACCTACGTTATGGTGAAAAACAGGCACTGTTTGACGTGTCGATGAAGATCCCTAAAAAGCAAGTAACTGCGTTCATTGGTCCATCTGGTTGTGGTAAATCAACGCTACTACGTTGTATCAACCGCATGAACGACCTAGTTGATAGCTGTAAGATTGATGGTGAAATCTTGCTTCACGGTCAAAACATTAACGACAAGAACATCAATGTGGCTAACCTACGTCGTAACGTAGGTATGGTGTTTCAGCGTCCAAACCCTTTCCCTAAATCAATTTATGAGAATGTGGTTTATGGTTTGCGCCTGCAAGGTGTGAACAACCGTCGTGAGTTAGATGAAGCAGCAGAGCGTTCACTGCGCGGCGCTGCAATTTGGGATGAAGTAAAAGACCGTCTACACGACAACGCATTTGGTTTGTCGGGTGGTCAGCAGCAACGTCTCGTGATTGCACGTGCCATTGCCATTGAGCCAGAAGTACTATTGCTCGATGAACCAACATCAGCACTTGACCCAATCTCGACGCTGACGATTGAAGAGCTAATCTCTGATCTTAAAGAGAAATACACGGTTGTTATCGTAACTCACAACATGCAACAGGCAGCGCGTGTATCGGATCAAACCGCGTTTATGTACATGGGTGAGTTGGTTGAATATGCTGACACCAACACCATCTTTACCACGCCTCAAAAGCGTAAAACTGAAGATTACATTACAGGTCGTTACGGTTAA
- a CDS encoding DUF502 domain-containing protein, with the protein MKKTLTRGLMNLLPMVLSIWLFWSLFISLDELGRFLLESLSVTPPFVGAGFTLVALIVFIAGLLFSVSPIVWLYGWIERQLMKFPLFKSVYGSIRDIAALMNKDNKPKNQQTVLVKQANGGYVVGFIMGDETPKPLTDALPEGDWVPVLFQLSYQMAGVTSLVRKQDLIEVDWSFEEAMRFNLTAGISTTKP; encoded by the coding sequence ATGAAAAAGACACTAACCCGCGGCCTGATGAATTTACTGCCTATGGTGTTGTCGATTTGGCTGTTTTGGTCGTTGTTTATCTCACTTGATGAGCTTGGGCGTTTTTTACTTGAAAGTCTGAGTGTCACGCCACCGTTTGTTGGCGCAGGTTTTACGCTTGTCGCCTTGATTGTGTTTATCGCTGGCTTACTTTTTTCGGTTAGTCCCATTGTTTGGCTATATGGGTGGATAGAACGTCAGTTAATGAAGTTTCCGCTGTTCAAATCTGTTTATGGCAGTATTCGCGACATTGCCGCATTGATGAATAAGGATAATAAGCCTAAAAATCAGCAAACTGTGCTGGTTAAGCAAGCTAATGGCGGTTACGTAGTGGGCTTTATTATGGGTGATGAAACACCAAAACCATTAACTGATGCGCTGCCTGAAGGCGATTGGGTGCCAGTATTATTTCAGCTTAGTTATCAAATGGCTGGAGTGACTAGCTTGGTGCGTAAGCAAGACTTAATTGAGGTGGATTGGTCGTTTGAAGAGGCAATGCGCTTTAATCTTACTGCAGGTATTTCGACGACTAAGCCGTAG
- a CDS encoding BCCT family transporter — protein MMVLVSTVWPQEAGTAFKSVQSWFEHKAGWFYILSVAIFILFIIFVMVSRFGDIKLGPDHAVPDYSYKSWIAMLFSAGMGIGLMFFGVAEPVMHYLAPPDATPESIAAAKDAMKITFFHWGMHAWAIYAVVALSLAYFSYRHKLPLLPRSAFYPLIGDKIYGPIGHAVDTFAVIGTMFGVATSLGFGVFQINSGLSYLFSSIPNNVTVQVILIVVITAIATLSVFSGLDKGVKRLSELNLGLAILLLVAVLLLGPTVSLLQSFVQNTGGYLSDLVSKTFNLYAYDQKEDWIGGWTLLYWGWWVSWSPFVGTFIARVSRGRTIREFLVGILFVPSSITFLWMTVFGNTAIDAIMNHGATYLADAVSTDVSVALFKFFEHLPMSNLLSVIALCLVVTFFVTSSDSGSLVIDNLSSGGDESAPVWQRIFWAVLQGVVASILLIAGGLQALQTAAIASALPFLIVMLLMCLGLYRALQDDWLKLNSVQLHNTSVQFAKTNMSAKDRIEVLVSQPTHAQAQEFLDDIARPALSKVCNMFKEMSVQAEIVQVDERVRLVLGNDDTSRFVYGLRIRAFNMNGVDMEVFDSEQDYYRVEVFLEHGGQQYDVMGYTEEQIIADIVNQYERYLHYLHLSNSELVTE, from the coding sequence ATGATGGTGCTAGTCAGCACTGTTTGGCCACAAGAGGCTGGCACAGCATTTAAGTCAGTCCAATCTTGGTTTGAGCATAAAGCCGGCTGGTTTTATATCTTAAGTGTCGCGATTTTTATCCTGTTTATTATTTTCGTTATGGTTAGCCGTTTTGGCGATATCAAACTCGGCCCTGATCATGCTGTGCCTGACTACAGTTATAAAAGCTGGATTGCCATGCTGTTTTCTGCCGGTATGGGCATTGGTTTGATGTTCTTCGGTGTTGCCGAGCCTGTGATGCACTACTTAGCGCCGCCGGATGCCACGCCTGAGTCAATAGCCGCAGCTAAAGATGCCATGAAAATCACCTTCTTCCACTGGGGGATGCATGCTTGGGCAATTTATGCTGTTGTCGCATTGAGCCTTGCCTATTTTAGTTATCGCCATAAGCTGCCATTGTTGCCTCGCTCAGCATTTTACCCACTCATTGGTGATAAAATTTATGGTCCAATAGGCCATGCTGTAGATACTTTTGCAGTTATCGGCACCATGTTTGGTGTGGCAACGTCACTTGGTTTTGGTGTATTCCAAATCAACTCAGGTTTGAGTTATCTATTTAGCAGCATACCTAACAATGTCACTGTACAAGTGATACTGATTGTCGTGATCACAGCTATTGCTACTTTGTCGGTTTTTTCAGGTTTAGATAAAGGTGTTAAACGCTTAAGCGAGTTGAACCTAGGTTTAGCGATTTTATTGCTTGTCGCGGTTCTTTTACTTGGTCCTACCGTATCGTTACTGCAGTCGTTTGTGCAAAACACAGGGGGCTATTTGAGCGACCTTGTGAGCAAGACATTTAACCTGTACGCGTACGATCAAAAAGAAGATTGGATTGGTGGCTGGACGCTACTCTATTGGGGCTGGTGGGTGTCATGGTCGCCATTTGTTGGTACCTTTATCGCCCGTGTTAGTCGTGGGCGTACTATCCGCGAATTCTTAGTGGGTATATTGTTTGTACCATCATCAATCACATTCTTGTGGATGACGGTATTTGGTAACACAGCCATTGACGCCATCATGAATCATGGCGCGACTTACTTAGCTGATGCGGTCTCGACCGACGTTTCCGTTGCTTTGTTTAAGTTCTTTGAACACTTGCCTATGTCGAACCTATTGTCTGTGATCGCCCTGTGCCTGGTGGTTACCTTCTTTGTGACGTCATCAGATTCTGGCTCGCTAGTCATTGATAACTTGTCATCAGGCGGTGATGAAAGTGCGCCAGTTTGGCAACGTATTTTCTGGGCAGTGCTACAAGGTGTAGTAGCGTCAATTTTGCTTATAGCGGGTGGCTTACAAGCGTTACAAACAGCTGCTATTGCCAGCGCATTACCGTTTTTGATTGTCATGCTACTGATGTGCTTAGGCTTGTACCGGGCACTGCAAGATGACTGGCTTAAGCTCAATAGTGTGCAATTACATAACACCAGTGTGCAGTTTGCTAAGACCAATATGAGTGCCAAAGATCGTATTGAGGTGTTAGTCAGTCAGCCTACACACGCACAAGCGCAAGAGTTTCTCGACGACATAGCAAGACCGGCGTTAAGCAAGGTTTGTAATATGTTCAAAGAAATGAGTGTGCAAGCTGAAATCGTACAGGTGGATGAACGTGTGCGCCTAGTGTTAGGTAATGATGATACTTCACGTTTTGTGTACGGATTGCGTATTCGTGCATTCAATATGAATGGTGTGGACATGGAAGTGTTCGACTCTGAGCAAGACTATTACCGCGTTGAAGTATTCCTTGAACACGGTGGCCAGCAATATGACGTGATGGGTTATACCGAAGAGCAGATTATTGCTGACATTGTGAATCAGTATGAGCGCTACTTGCATTATCTACACCTGTCGAACTCTGAGTTAGTGACAGAGTAG
- a CDS encoding YajD family HNH nuclease, whose amino-acid sequence MAANQSKLDKVLAEAAEYKAKREKGYREQALKLYPWICGRCTREFTHKNLSELTVHHVDHNHDNNPSDGSNWELLCLYCHDNEHSKYEELIRYGSTTEVKQEAATYNPFADLKAMMNKK is encoded by the coding sequence ATGGCTGCGAATCAAAGCAAACTCGACAAAGTATTGGCAGAAGCTGCTGAGTACAAAGCAAAACGCGAGAAAGGTTACCGTGAGCAAGCACTTAAGCTATACCCGTGGATTTGTGGTCGCTGCACCCGAGAGTTCACCCACAAGAATTTAAGTGAACTAACGGTTCACCATGTAGATCATAACCACGACAATAACCCATCAGACGGCAGTAACTGGGAGTTGTTGTGCTTATATTGCCATGACAATGAACATTCAAAATACGAAGAGTTGATCCGCTATGGCAGCACTACTGAGGTGAAGCAAGAAGCGGCAACTTACAATCCGTTCGCTGATCTTAAAGCCATGATGAATAAGAAGTAG
- the yegS gene encoding lipid kinase YegS: MAVNAITLILNGKKAGLPQIREAVYAYRDQGIDVSVRVTWESQDMPRLIDEAIEQGAKRLVIGGGDGSVNEAVTALLNSNYASHLESLPEVAILPLGTANDFATACEIPSTPTQALELAINGTATLVDVIKANERYCVNIAAAGFGAQVTAETPVELKNFLGGGAYTLTGLAKALGFKPYPGKINSEFGQHSGEIIVGAMCNGRQAGGGQVLAPNAYINDGLMDVTLLRGFSPVELPQVVEEIKSMKREANFCHHFQTSWLEFDFDVPLPLNLDGEPYPNKKVRFELIPQVLKLVVPQRCPCIKTQVV, encoded by the coding sequence ATGGCAGTAAATGCAATAACACTTATTTTGAATGGTAAAAAAGCTGGGCTACCACAGATCCGCGAGGCTGTTTACGCATACAGAGATCAGGGAATCGATGTGTCTGTTCGCGTCACTTGGGAATCGCAAGACATGCCTAGGTTAATTGATGAGGCAATAGAGCAGGGCGCAAAGAGGCTTGTTATTGGTGGTGGAGATGGCTCGGTGAATGAAGCGGTGACAGCGCTGCTTAACTCAAACTACGCATCGCATCTTGAGTCGCTTCCTGAAGTGGCTATTTTACCTCTAGGTACAGCAAATGACTTTGCGACTGCATGTGAAATACCATCAACACCAACGCAAGCGCTTGAATTAGCTATCAATGGCACTGCTACCTTAGTTGACGTGATTAAGGCAAACGAACGCTATTGCGTCAATATTGCTGCCGCGGGTTTTGGTGCTCAAGTGACAGCAGAAACCCCAGTAGAGTTAAAGAACTTCTTGGGAGGTGGGGCATATACACTTACTGGTTTAGCAAAGGCACTTGGCTTCAAACCATACCCAGGCAAGATAAATTCAGAATTTGGCCAACATAGCGGTGAGATAATCGTGGGGGCCATGTGTAACGGGCGTCAAGCTGGCGGCGGACAAGTACTTGCACCCAACGCTTATATAAATGACGGTTTGATGGATGTGACACTGCTTCGGGGTTTTTCTCCCGTTGAATTGCCGCAAGTGGTTGAAGAAATAAAGTCAATGAAGCGAGAGGCAAATTTTTGTCACCACTTTCAAACATCATGGCTTGAGTTTGATTTTGATGTGCCGTTGCCCCTCAATTTAGATGGCGAGCCCTATCCAAATAAAAAGGTCCGGTTTGAGTTAATCCCCCAGGTGCTTAAGCTTGTCGTACCTCAAAGATGCCCGTGCATCAAAACGCAAGTGGTTTAG
- a CDS encoding DUF1826 domain-containing protein, which translates to MDLTITEPQADQQNLGTSTNVNDETCGEINGETKGETKDSAAIEPQAKTRQAAIADIPNVLTDIYREDTNIALWQRSLSQDVDTAVAEFVAANPNFEKSVSVSPDDVVDKLDTLTIGSAPKALVDNIAELVEMFCCLFELEKTGLRLTVLNKAMCPRFHVDRVPCRLVTTYTGSCTEWLPHNQVNRNKLGRLAGGQSDALSGLYQSAECINQLSCGDVALIKGEEWLDNEGAGLVHRSPAVNAGEPRLLLTLDFGA; encoded by the coding sequence ATGGATCTCACAATCACAGAGCCACAAGCTGATCAACAAAATCTAGGCACAAGCACAAACGTCAATGACGAAACCTGTGGTGAAATCAATGGCGAAACTAAGGGCGAAACCAAAGACAGCGCAGCAATTGAACCTCAAGCCAAAACTCGTCAGGCTGCGATTGCAGATATTCCTAATGTGCTAACCGATATTTACCGCGAAGATACTAACATTGCCCTGTGGCAGCGCTCGCTTAGCCAGGATGTCGACACAGCAGTCGCAGAATTTGTCGCTGCGAATCCTAATTTTGAAAAGTCTGTCAGTGTGTCGCCAGATGATGTAGTTGATAAGCTCGATACATTAACAATAGGCTCAGCGCCCAAAGCTCTGGTTGATAATATCGCTGAGTTAGTTGAGATGTTTTGCTGCTTGTTCGAGCTTGAAAAAACTGGGCTTAGACTAACTGTACTCAATAAAGCCATGTGCCCAAGGTTTCATGTTGATCGCGTACCTTGTCGATTAGTCACCACGTATACGGGCAGCTGCACTGAATGGTTGCCTCACAATCAGGTTAATCGCAACAAGTTAGGTCGACTCGCTGGCGGGCAAAGTGACGCATTATCAGGGCTTTATCAATCAGCTGAGTGTATTAATCAACTTAGTTGCGGTGATGTGGCGCTAATCAAAGGTGAAGAGTGGTTAGACAATGAAGGGGCGGGATTAGTGCATCGCTCACCAGCGGTAAATGCTGGCGAACCAAGGCTATTGCTAACGTTAGATTTTGGCGCCTAG